The following are encoded in a window of Acropora muricata isolate sample 2 chromosome 6, ASM3666990v1, whole genome shotgun sequence genomic DNA:
- the LOC136920074 gene encoding uncharacterized protein — MLKSNISLVKKNDSWVPKREQQISAIEKHGYNLTKTLGEGAYAKVKLADSRKHNCCVAIKVINKRRAPKDFLRKFLPREVHLMHRLKHPNVIRLHEVVETSTKVYIVLQLASQGDLLEFINSHPMLTEDQVRILFCQLAAAMTYCHKEHVVHRDLKCENILLDGEGKLKVTDFGFAVSTLKNRFLETYCGSFAYCCPQILRGQPYDGKKADVWSMGVVLYAMTCARLPFNEEDMKALSTNEYQGKVKFSKRVSRECRDLVRNMLNPDQRYRLSAEQAFRSPWCSKAVYDNPYLSYLEEYLKPVYMRKPRECAPPQTDKFEEESYPVKVKQVEPHLDHKAKLGTCFANPPKDVQQMQAKSSHQSRRHTISGLTVQDSSYRTNLRDDLLRSLADQAVKSMHATEEDNKELPIESYGRQHSRRRSTIVTDILSTTTPTTRVANDDIDTKPSLVTDVIMKFDPKKRGSRAFIFQPQLTMPGMTRSAPLIKSGYVHKERVKIENFSLPERYPQITSLSGRRIPGGRDSRLKELNKLRFTSAARAAKMALKEAQICSQANRRTSVLTDDHYLTLQTRTIHNKSRIQRSIDKDASANTKFAILRRKFQVGLNQDTLATDISSQGTE, encoded by the exons ATGTTAAAATCTAACATCAGTTTAGTGAAAAAGAACGATTCCTGGGTCCCTAAGAGGGAACAGCAAATTTCAGCAATAGAAAAACACGGATACAATTTGACGAAGACGCTCGGAGAGGGAGCTTATGCCAAGGTCAAGCTTGCGGATTCAAGAAAGCACAATTGCTGTGTTGCTATTAAGGTCATAAATAAAAGGAGAGCACCTAAGGACTTTCTGAGAAAGTTTCTGCCCCGAGAGGTACACCTCATGCATCGTTTGAAACACCCGAACGTG ATCAGACTTCATGAAGTAGTAGAAACATCAACCAAGGTATACATTGTTCTGCAGTTGGCTTCTCAAGGCGATTTGCTTGAATTCATTAACAGTCACCCCATGCTGACTGAGGACCAAGTGCGCATATTGTTTTGTCAGTTAGCCGCTGCAATGACGTACTGTCATAAGGAACACGTAGTACACAGAGACCTCAAGTGTGAGAATATCTTGCTTGATGGGGAAGGAAAGTTGAAAGTAACAG ATTTTGGCTTTGCAGTTAGCACACTTAAAAATAGATTCTTGGAAACCTATTGCGGTTCTTTTGCGTACTGTTGTCCCCAGATCCTTCGTGGACAGCCATACGACGGCAAAAAGGCCGACGTGTGGAGCATGGGAGTTGTATTGTACGCAATGACTTGTGCAAGACTTCCGTTCAATGAAGAGGACATGAAGGCTTTATCGACCAATGAATACCAGGGCAAGGTCAAATTTTCTAAAAGAGTTAGCAGAG AGTGTCGTGATCTAGTACGTAATATGCTGAATCCGGATCAGCGTTACCGTCTTTCGGCCGAGCAAGCATTTCGAAGTCCCTGGTGTTCAAAGGCCGTCTATGATAATCCTTATCTGAGTTATCTGGAGGAATATTTGAAGCCAGTATACATGCGAAAGCCAAGAGAATGTGCCCCGCCTCAGACAGATAAATTTG AGGAGGAATCTTACCCAGTAAAGGTCAAACAGGTTGAGCCTCATCTCGACCATAAAGCCAAGTTAGGCACATGTTTTGCAAATCCGCCAAAAGATGTACAACAAATGCAGGCCAAATCATCGCATCAGAGCCGACGTCACACTATTTCCGGGTTAACGGTTCAAGATAGCAGCTACCGAACAAATCTACGCGATGACCTTTTGCGATCATTGGCTGACCAAGCTGTCAAATCAATGCACGCCACTGAGGAAGATAACAAAGAGCTTCCTATTGAATCTTACGGGAGACAACACTCGCGGCGAAGAAGTACTATTGTAACTGATATTCTAAGCACCACGACACCGACCACTCGCGTTGCAAATGATGACATAGATACGAAACCAAGTTTAGTAACTGATGTCATTATGAAGTTCGATCCGAAGAAACGCGGTTCCAGAGCTTTCATTTTTCAACCACAGCTCACAATGCCAGGAATGACTCGATCTGCCCCTCTGATTAAATCTGGATACGTTCACAAAGAAAGGGTAAAAATAGAGAATTTTAGCCTTCCTGAGAGATACCCGCAGATAACAAGCCTTAGTGGACGTCGTATACCTGGCGGGCGTGATTCACGactaaaagaattaaataagcTCAGGTTCACATCTGCTGCAAGAGCGGCCAAAATGGCTTTGAAAGAGGCTCAAATATGTTCGCAAGCCAACCGCAGAACGTCCGTCCTAACCGATGACCATTATTTGACTCTTCAGACACGTACCATCCATAACAAATCAAGGATTCAACGCTCGATTGACAAAGATGCAAGCGCGAACACTAAGTTTGCAATCTTGCGGAGGAAATTCCAAGTAGGTTTGAATCAAGATACCTTAGCTACTGACATTTCTTCACAAGGCACAGAGTAA